In Alosa alosa isolate M-15738 ecotype Scorff River chromosome 23, AALO_Geno_1.1, whole genome shotgun sequence, a single window of DNA contains:
- the dennd6b gene encoding protein DENND6B, with amino-acid sequence MDLFDSSVSLGGASVAASGEDVESPDASLPWARFSAWLECVCVVTFDLELGQAIELLYPHDVKLTEKEKTSICYLSFPDSYSGCLGDTQFSFRLRHSVGRGNRGAWFEESDTYNRNVPVTLQREQSHLYGYVYFRQVKDGSVKRGYFQKSLVLVSRLPFAQLFRSLLQIIAPEYFEKQEPCLEAVCNEIDQWPGPTPGQILNLPVMGIVIQVRIPSKDDKPRESPVSPKENLLPGPMVLPSPQEQNLFQCFQSMLIHVQMLWELMLLGEPVVVMAPSPTVCSETVLALVSAVSPLKYCCDFRPYFTIHDSEFKEYTTRTQAPPNVILGVTNPFFIKTFQFWPHLIRLGEVKMTGDVPKQVKVKKLAKLKSLDTKPGIYTAYKTFLHKDKMLIKRLLKGIQRRSRSEVHSATLRRHLLELTQSFIIPLERYLASLMPLQRSISPWKTPPQIRPFSQDEFIGTLDHAGPQLTSVLKGDWLGLYRRFFRSQNFDGWYRLRLREMTQKVESLHLEIICDADLLAWTRDRSEVEIVDLILKLREKLVREGCRHQLCVQEELLERLERSIHTVISSLPEDLQTLLHPHTHT; translated from the exons ATGGACCTTTTTGACAGCTCGGTTTCTCTCGGAGGTGCGTCGGTGGCGGCCTCAGGAGAAGATGTGGAGAGCCCCGACGCTTCGCTACCTTGGGCGCGTTTCTCCGCttggctggagtgtgtgtgcgtcgtcaCCTTCGACCTGGAACTCGGGCAAGCCATCGAG CTCCTGTATCCTCACGACGTGAAACTTACCGAGAAAGAG AAAACCAGCATATGTTATCTGTCCTTCCCCGACTCCTattcag GTTGCCTCGGCGATACCCAGTTCAGCTTCCGTCTCAGGCATTCGGTGGGGCGTGGTAATAGAGGGGCGTGGTTTGAGGAGAGTGACACCTACAACAGAAATGTACCTGTGACGCTTCAG AGGGAGCAGTCTCATCTCTATGGTTACGTGTACTTCAGGCAAGTAAAAGATGGCTCTGTCAAACGTGGATATTTTCAGAAG tccctGGTGCTGGTGTCCAGGTTGCCGTTTGCTCAGCTCTTCCGGTCCCTGCTACAGATCATCGCTCCAGAGTATTTTGAAAAGCAGGAGCCATGCCTAGAGGCTG tgTGTAATGAGATTGATCAGTGGCCTGGTCCAACTCCTGGACAAATCCTCAATCTACCAGTCATGGGAATAGTCATTCAG GTCAGGATTCCTTCCAAAGATGACAAGCCCAGGGAAAGTCCAGTTTCACCTAAAGAG AATCTTTTACCTGGCCCTATGGTCCTACCCTCCCCCCAAGAACAAAACCTTTTCCA GTGTTTCCAGTCTATGCTGATCCACGTGCAGATGCTCTGGGAGCTCATGTTGCTAGGCGAGCCTGTTGTCGTCATGGCGCCCTCGCCAACCGTTTGCTCTGAAACTGTGCTCGCCCTGGTCAG CGCTGTCTCTCCGCTGAAGTATTGCTGTGACTTCAGACCGTACTTCACCATCCATGACAGTGAGTTCAAGGAGTACACCACCCGGACACAGGCCCC ACCAAATGTGATTCTGGGAGTGACTAATCCATTTTTCATTAAGACCTTCCAGTTTTGGCCACACCTCATCCGGCTGGGTGAAGTCAAGATGACCG GTGATGTACCCAAACAGGTGAAGGTTAAAAAACTGGCCAAACTGAAGAGCCTCGACACCAAACCAG GTATCTATACAGCCTATAAGACATTTCTGCACAAGGACAAGATGCTCATCAAACGCCTTCTcaag gGCATCCAGAGGAGGAGTAGGAGCGAAGTGCACAGCGCCACCTTGAGGCGGCACCTGCTGGAGCTGACTCAGAGTTTCATCATCCCTCTG GAACGTTACCTGGCCAGCCTCATGCCTCTTCAACGCTCCATATCACCGTGGAAG acCCCTCCTCAAATCCGCCCCTTCAGTCAGGACGAGTTCATCGGCACACTGGACCATGCAGGACCTCAGCTCACCTCTGTACTGAAAGGTGATTGGCTGGGCCTCTATAG gcgtTTCTTTCGCTCTCAGAACTTTGACGGCTGGTACCGGCTGAGACTTCGTGAAATGACGCAGAAGGTGGAGTCACTACACCTTGAGATAATCTGTGATGCA GATCTGCTGGCCTGGACAAGAGACAGGTCAGAAGTGGAGATTGTAGACCTCATCCTTAAACTACGCGAGAAGCTG GTGAGGGAAGGCTGCAGGCATCagctgtgtgtgcaggaggagcTGCTGGAGAGACTGGAGCGCTCCATCCACACCGTCATCAGCTCCCTGCCTGAGGACCTGCAGACCCtgctgcacccacacacacacacctga